One window of Dehalococcoidia bacterium genomic DNA carries:
- a CDS encoding cadherin repeat domain-containing protein — MTPPDYEDVDYYFVIVEASDGNSTSSLQVNVFIEDVNETPDVTGDDSPEFAENTSGTVASYDDVDPEGDGITWSLSGDNADAMDINSSGDLTFNSSPDHETQELYRVIVQAFDGNSTGTLPVVVTVTDVNEDPEFPIATTSRSVEENAGLNAEVGLPVEADDPDDGDTLTYSLSGTGASLFNIDGNGQITAVSSLDSDVEDTYVITVNVHDGRAADGSPSTDIDDTVVVTITVSDINEPPTLTGTNTVSVAENSGRAVATYSADDPEGVSPIWTLAGDDADDFDITDGVLTCKSVPDREAPTDADTNSVYLVTVKASDGNNTVELT, encoded by the coding sequence GTGACGCCTCCTGATTACGAAGACGTTGACTACTACTTTGTAATCGTCGAAGCGTCAGACGGTAACAGCACCAGTTCGCTGCAGGTAAACGTCTTCATTGAAGACGTGAACGAGACACCTGACGTGACTGGGGACGATTCGCCTGAGTTTGCAGAGAACACCTCGGGGACAGTCGCTAGCTACGATGATGTCGACCCTGAGGGAGACGGAATCACGTGGTCACTATCGGGTGACAACGCCGACGCGATGGACATCAACTCTAGCGGAGACCTGACCTTCAACAGCTCGCCGGACCATGAGACACAGGAACTCTATCGGGTAATCGTGCAGGCGTTCGACGGTAACAGCACGGGCACGCTGCCAGTAGTCGTTACGGTCACAGACGTCAATGAAGACCCCGAGTTCCCGATAGCAACCACCAGCCGCAGTGTGGAAGAGAACGCAGGGCTGAACGCCGAGGTCGGGCTGCCTGTAGAGGCCGACGACCCGGACGACGGCGACACGCTCACTTACTCACTCAGCGGGACGGGTGCCTCGTTGTTCAATATCGACGGCAACGGACAGATCACGGCGGTGTCCAGCCTCGATAGCGACGTTGAGGACACCTATGTGATCACTGTAAATGTCCACGATGGCAGGGCGGCGGACGGCAGCCCCTCCACGGATATTGACGACACTGTAGTTGTGACAATCACGGTCAGTGACATCAACGAACCTCCGACGCTGACGGGCACGAACACCGTCTCCGTTGCGGAGAACTCCGGCAGAGCTGTGGCAACTTACTCGGCCGACGATCCCGAGGGAGTCTCGCCCATTTGGACCCTCGCGGGTGACGACGCTGACGACTTCGACATCACGGATGGCGTATTGACCTGCAAGTCCGTACCCGATCGGGAAGCCCCAACGGATGCGGACACAAACAGCGTGTATCTCGTGACTGTCAAGGCCTCGGATGGCAACAACACCGTCGAGCTAACGTGA
- a CDS encoding cadherin repeat domain-containing protein: MSVDEFTLDSANSDPRGIDENTLNDVSGSIFVVDVNGGDAGKVFQYSRENSGPYVHSSTSSRVFDLHDDNENPTGLFFNSFSMSVADDEDDKIYAYEDRHYLDRGWVNVLGKEINGLGRLGNNDPAGVWVDYRWVYVVDSVTKKIYGYNYPDIPFDPIAISGYSSIQAMENSTTTGVLYEAIDPNERYYENATTSWANLGIHRTQTDDRLFAFEKVRDISSTTAEFELVFREPGADYEKAIDSDGNNDYELLISGSGRGFPYAYFPLTVHITDQEPEPRFFWENSTTRQVLEDTPAGQPIYPAVEAINPDNDAVHIYSLKGDDAADFTISASTGLLSINKKLLFAETPYSVIVGIRDGVDPTGTTTTSTEDDDTIKVTINVFRGPVVTGTSSIDYTENGTGDVAQYSATNPGNDTIVWSLQGDDADDFVIHENNGTLLFGAPPDYEDATDSNSDNVYNVAVVASDGSVEGELDVTVTVTNVNEKPEFTEGSSTSRNVDEGDQADRPVGNPVTATDQDASDTLIYSLSGTDSSSFDIDSSTGQIKTKDALDFDGGQKTYEVTVEVRDSRDADGNSDTDTDDSIDVTINVQGVNDPPVLTGTSTFNYLENGRDPVGTFTATDPEGQNIIGACQVTTRTRSRLLAVCSSL; the protein is encoded by the coding sequence GTGTCCGTTGATGAGTTCACACTGGACTCGGCCAATTCTGATCCCAGGGGAATAGACGAGAACACACTCAATGATGTGTCAGGCTCCATATTTGTTGTCGACGTCAACGGAGGTGATGCAGGTAAGGTGTTCCAATACAGTAGGGAAAACAGTGGACCTTACGTCCACAGTAGCACTTCTTCAAGAGTCTTCGACCTTCACGACGACAACGAGAACCCAACTGGACTCTTCTTCAACTCTTTCTCGATGTCTGTGGCCGACGATGAGGACGACAAAATCTACGCATACGAGGATCGTCACTACCTAGACAGGGGCTGGGTAAACGTGCTAGGTAAGGAAATCAATGGCCTCGGCAGACTCGGAAACAATGATCCTGCCGGCGTCTGGGTCGACTATAGATGGGTTTACGTTGTGGACTCAGTTACCAAGAAGATATATGGGTACAACTACCCTGATATCCCGTTTGATCCAATCGCAATCAGCGGATATTCCAGTATTCAAGCAATGGAGAACAGCACCACCACTGGCGTGCTCTATGAAGCAATAGACCCCAACGAGCGCTACTACGAAAACGCAACGACCTCATGGGCCAACCTGGGCATACACAGAACACAGACCGACGACAGGCTTTTCGCCTTTGAGAAAGTAAGAGACATCTCCTCCACAACTGCCGAATTCGAGCTCGTGTTCAGAGAGCCTGGTGCGGACTACGAGAAGGCCATAGACAGTGACGGAAACAACGACTATGAGTTGCTCATCTCCGGCAGTGGCAGGGGTTTCCCGTACGCATACTTCCCGCTTACGGTCCACATCACGGACCAAGAGCCCGAGCCACGATTCTTCTGGGAGAATTCCACCACCAGACAGGTCCTCGAAGACACACCTGCAGGACAGCCTATCTACCCAGCTGTTGAGGCCATAAATCCGGACAACGATGCCGTTCACATCTATTCACTAAAAGGGGACGACGCAGCTGACTTCACAATTTCCGCGTCTACGGGCCTCCTCTCCATCAATAAGAAACTCCTATTTGCCGAGACTCCATATTCTGTAATAGTGGGGATTCGGGACGGCGTGGATCCCACAGGCACGACAACAACATCTACGGAGGACGATGACACCATCAAGGTGACCATCAACGTCTTTAGAGGCCCCGTGGTTACCGGGACGTCCTCGATAGATTACACCGAAAACGGTACAGGTGACGTGGCCCAGTACTCGGCTACCAACCCTGGAAACGACACGATTGTTTGGTCGCTTCAAGGGGACGATGCTGACGACTTTGTCATCCACGAAAACAACGGAACGCTTCTGTTCGGCGCGCCACCGGACTACGAAGACGCGACTGACTCAAACTCCGACAACGTGTACAACGTAGCGGTGGTTGCCTCAGACGGCTCAGTAGAGGGTGAGCTGGATGTGACAGTAACGGTCACCAATGTTAATGAGAAGCCGGAATTCACTGAAGGCTCCAGCACGTCTCGAAACGTCGACGAGGGCGACCAGGCAGACCGCCCGGTCGGTAACCCAGTAACGGCGACTGACCAGGATGCCAGCGATACGCTGATCTACTCTCTGAGTGGGACAGATTCGTCGTCGTTCGACATCGATTCATCGACGGGTCAGATTAAGACCAAGGACGCCCTGGACTTCGATGGTGGTCAGAAGACCTACGAGGTCACCGTAGAAGTGCGTGACAGCAGGGACGCAGACGGCAATTCAGATACGGACACGGACGACTCTATAGACGTGACGATCAACGTCCAAGGGGTCAACGATCCGCCGGTGCTGACTGGGACGTCCACGTTTAACTACTTGGAAAACGGCAGGGACCCTGTCGGGACGTTCACGGCGACCGATCCAGAAGGCCAGAACATCATTGGGGCCTGTCAGGTGACGACAAGGACTCGTTCACGATTACTGGCGGTGTGCTCAAGTTTGTGA
- a CDS encoding thiamine pyrophosphate-requiring protein: MTGADVIARILKQEGVDFMGVIPMNTLEEAGAVHGVRPMIFRQERVGVNLADGYSRVTNGRGVGVFSMQAGPGAENAFAGVAQAYADSVPILLLPASAPRARAGVHPTFSPSQSYSEVTKWSEQINMIERIPEMMRRAFTQVRTGRPGPVLLEIPSDVLRGNYPDDVANYSPVTPRMSSGDPGDVKEAARMLLSAKRPVIQAGQGVLYAEAWDELRELAELTLTPVMTTMAGKSAFPEDHPLSLGTRSGTTTGPVVHFIDKADLIFGIGCSFTRIHYGADRFDSKIIVHCTNSLDDVNKDYDPDHAVVGDAKLVLSQLIEEVKLQLGSASRVEHNGVATEVAAVRNEWMKDWLPLLTSDEAPINPYRVIWDLMNTIDRKNAIVTHDSGSPRDESIPFYETISPRGFIAWGKSTQLGYSLGLAMGARMAAPDKLAVHIIGDYGFGMVALDIETCVRERIPILSIVLNNSAMGIYSPNSFPTANDLYGTKYTGGDFAKVAEAMGSYNARIEKPEEIVPAIKTATKVIEAGQPAVLEFITKEEQAFPFRGAV; encoded by the coding sequence ATGACAGGCGCAGATGTCATAGCGAGAATCCTGAAGCAGGAGGGAGTCGACTTCATGGGCGTCATTCCCATGAACACTCTCGAGGAAGCCGGGGCTGTGCACGGCGTCAGACCGATGATATTCAGGCAGGAGCGCGTTGGCGTCAATCTCGCCGACGGTTATAGCCGCGTAACCAACGGTCGCGGAGTGGGAGTCTTTTCCATGCAGGCAGGCCCTGGTGCGGAGAACGCATTCGCAGGTGTCGCGCAGGCGTATGCAGACTCCGTTCCCATTCTTCTGCTGCCGGCGTCAGCGCCACGAGCCAGGGCGGGCGTCCATCCGACGTTCAGTCCAAGTCAGAGCTACTCTGAAGTAACCAAATGGTCCGAGCAGATCAACATGATCGAGAGAATCCCCGAGATGATGCGCCGCGCATTCACGCAGGTGCGCACGGGCCGACCTGGTCCTGTCTTGCTGGAGATCCCCTCTGACGTTCTCCGCGGCAACTACCCGGACGACGTCGCGAACTACTCCCCAGTTACCCCTCGCATGTCTTCGGGGGACCCCGGTGACGTGAAAGAAGCAGCCCGAATGCTACTGTCGGCCAAGCGTCCGGTCATCCAGGCCGGGCAGGGTGTCCTGTATGCCGAAGCATGGGACGAGCTGCGTGAGCTGGCTGAACTCACCCTCACACCGGTCATGACCACCATGGCAGGCAAGAGCGCCTTCCCCGAGGATCATCCGCTTTCGCTTGGCACCAGGAGCGGCACCACGACAGGCCCAGTTGTCCATTTCATCGATAAGGCTGACCTCATCTTTGGAATCGGCTGCAGCTTCACGAGGATCCACTATGGAGCAGACCGTTTCGATTCCAAGATCATCGTCCACTGCACCAACAGTCTCGACGACGTCAACAAGGACTACGATCCCGACCATGCCGTCGTCGGGGATGCCAAGCTCGTGCTCTCGCAACTGATCGAGGAGGTCAAGCTCCAACTTGGCTCTGCCAGCCGGGTGGAGCACAACGGAGTCGCGACAGAGGTCGCGGCTGTCCGCAACGAGTGGATGAAAGACTGGCTCCCATTGCTGACGTCCGACGAGGCTCCGATCAACCCGTATCGCGTAATCTGGGACCTGATGAACACCATCGACCGCAAGAACGCAATCGTCACGCACGACTCAGGAAGTCCGCGTGACGAGTCCATACCTTTCTATGAAACGATCTCGCCAAGAGGCTTCATAGCTTGGGGCAAGTCGACGCAGCTTGGATACAGCCTCGGGCTGGCCATGGGCGCCCGGATGGCCGCGCCGGACAAGCTCGCTGTTCACATCATCGGCGACTACGGCTTCGGAATGGTGGCTCTCGACATCGAGACTTGCGTGCGCGAACGTATTCCGATACTCAGCATCGTCCTCAATAACTCGGCAATGGGCATCTACTCACCGAACAGCTTCCCGACCGCCAACGACCTCTATGGCACCAAGTACACGGGCGGAGACTTCGCAAAGGTCGCGGAGGCGATGGGCAGCTACAACGCCCGCATTGAGAAGCCTGAAGAGATAGTGCCAGCGATCAAGACGGCTACCAAGGTAATCGAAGCAGGGCAGCCAGCCGTGCTCGAGTTCATAACCAAGGAGGAGCAGGCCTTCCCGTTCAGGGGAGCGGTCTGA
- a CDS encoding hydroxyacid dehydrogenase, whose protein sequence is MRALLADRIADPGPELLRTAGVEVIADPDLTLETLPSAVAATAADVLVVRSTRVTEDTLRSGQLKLVVRAGAGFNTIDVETASDLGIKVANCPGKNAAAVAELAFGLIIALDRHVAHSVIELRDGRWNKVGFSDARGLSGSTLGLLGTGHTGRAMIPIARAFGMDVIGWSRSLSPALASELGIGHRSSPADVARDADIVSIHVALTPETQGMVDATFLDAMKSGAYLVNTARAEVVDENALVEAVKSKGLRVGLDVFDGEPAAGTGEVDSPLFAVPGIIGTHHIGGATTQAHRAVAEEMARVVIEYARTGRVLNQVGV, encoded by the coding sequence ATGAGAGCCCTGCTGGCCGATAGGATCGCTGACCCTGGCCCCGAGCTCTTGCGAACCGCGGGTGTTGAGGTCATCGCCGATCCGGACCTGACCCTCGAGACCCTTCCATCAGCAGTTGCAGCGACAGCCGCTGACGTCCTGGTTGTCAGAAGTACACGGGTCACCGAAGACACGCTGAGGTCCGGTCAACTCAAACTGGTCGTCCGCGCGGGAGCCGGTTTCAACACGATCGACGTGGAGACAGCCTCCGACCTGGGTATCAAAGTCGCGAACTGCCCGGGCAAGAACGCTGCTGCCGTGGCGGAGCTCGCGTTTGGACTCATTATCGCACTGGACAGGCACGTCGCTCATAGCGTTATTGAACTGCGGGACGGTCGATGGAACAAGGTTGGCTTCTCTGACGCCAGGGGACTCAGCGGCAGCACCCTGGGCCTGTTGGGAACAGGTCACACGGGACGCGCGATGATTCCAATCGCTAGGGCATTTGGTATGGATGTAATAGGCTGGAGCAGGTCTCTATCCCCTGCCCTCGCGTCCGAACTCGGCATCGGTCACAGGTCATCGCCGGCAGACGTCGCACGAGATGCCGACATAGTAAGCATCCATGTTGCACTAACGCCGGAGACCCAAGGCATGGTGGATGCAACATTCCTGGATGCGATGAAGTCTGGCGCGTATCTCGTCAACACCGCGAGAGCAGAGGTCGTCGACGAGAATGCCCTTGTCGAGGCTGTAAAGTCGAAGGGACTTCGCGTAGGACTGGATGTCTTCGATGGAGAACCTGCTGCCGGCACCGGCGAAGTGGACAGCCCACTCTTTGCCGTTCCAGGGATCATCGGCACGCACCACATTGGTGGCGCCACAACTCAGGCGCACCGCGCCGTGGCCGAGGAGATGGCCCGTGTTGTCATCGAGTACGCCCGCACGGGTCGTGTGCTAAACCAGGTCGGCGTCTGA
- a CDS encoding PHP domain-containing protein, whose amino-acid sequence MPSLFDLHVHTNQGSPDSGLTPQEMVDDARRLGITGIMVTEHDGWPKHDFEAFERTVDDIVLVRALEVYTPLGHVITMGLEGHVAGYGDSIEVIRTLRREVDKVGGFMILAHPFRFLFDLPHYTQNMLFQEADRIPKTAEEGSRHPVFDLVDEVEVVNGGNIEVENRFAQEVAAIHGFWGTGGSDAHSLDGLARGVTAFRGDVRNEADLLEALRAGDFAPVEDFHIGKPKNYGRSTWLRQEMLIRESPQESAAG is encoded by the coding sequence TTGCCTTCACTATTTGACCTTCATGTTCACACCAACCAGGGCAGCCCGGACAGTGGTTTGACCCCTCAGGAGATGGTCGACGACGCCCGGCGGCTCGGCATCACGGGGATCATGGTGACTGAACATGACGGCTGGCCAAAGCATGACTTCGAGGCATTTGAGCGAACGGTGGACGACATCGTTCTCGTCAGGGCGCTCGAGGTATATACCCCGCTGGGCCACGTGATCACGATGGGACTCGAGGGCCACGTCGCCGGCTACGGTGACAGCATTGAAGTGATTCGTACTCTTCGTCGTGAAGTGGACAAAGTCGGCGGGTTCATGATCCTCGCCCATCCCTTCCGATTCCTCTTCGATCTGCCCCACTACACTCAGAACATGCTGTTTCAGGAGGCAGACCGCATTCCAAAGACAGCGGAGGAAGGTTCCAGGCATCCTGTGTTCGACCTGGTAGACGAGGTAGAGGTCGTCAACGGAGGTAACATTGAGGTGGAGAACCGGTTTGCTCAGGAAGTCGCTGCGATACACGGTTTCTGGGGCACGGGCGGTTCCGACGCACACTCGCTTGACGGACTTGCCCGCGGTGTTACCGCGTTCCGTGGGGATGTCAGAAACGAGGCCGACCTGTTAGAGGCCCTCCGAGCGGGAGACTTCGCTCCGGTAGAGGACTTCCATATTGGCAAGCCCAAGAACTACGGACGGTCAACATGGCTGAGGCAGGAGATGCTCATCCGTGAATCGCCTCAGGAGAGCGCCGCCGGCTGA